The Gouania willdenowi chromosome 22, fGouWil2.1, whole genome shotgun sequence nucleotide sequence GTGGCAACGTTCAATTCCAGAGGAAAGCTGTGGTTTGAGAGGCTTCAGGATCCACCAAGGTGAGGTTTCCTCAGTCATGTTACACATCGTTAAAATAGCTAATTATTACACCGGAGCATTAACGTAATTATTGCTGTTGCAATTCTTTGTTTATCCATTGGGGCCATGTGTACAAGCAGTGAGGTGAGTCACCTAAATACTCACTAAAGACTTCGTGATTTCTAACTTTCGTCTGTAATGAtttgcttttatattttttgtcgCAGCCGCTCAATGATTCCAGTTCCTCGTGGAGGGAGGAGTTTAGGGGTTGTGTGGATATCAAAGCTAACGGTTCGTCATTTTTGTTTGATGATAAAAGAAAAACTGGTCATCTGATCTGTTTTAGCAAAGGTTCTCAACTCATGAATCTGGgtcgcaataaaaaaaatgaggaaaaaagctTGTTATTGTCAGTGTACATTTTTGATTTGTAGTTGATTTAGTATGCTCATTTTCATTTACTTTCCCTAATTCCATGTATTTATTAGATTTTAAACGTCCTGAAATCATGCCAATTGAATTAGCTATTGTTAATAACTTGGTTCATTTGTGTGCTCacgtgtatttttggagttattgtgtgtttttatgtccttgtgtgtgttttttgaggatCATTTagtatgtgcttttttttttttcagtttgagtattttttgttgttgttttgtgtgtttttgtgttacgTTTAATCGtgatttttctttgatttaaataCTATTGTTGTCCCTAATAATTAgtatgttttttcatttttagtgttttttatgttgttttgtttgtttttgttgtcgttaaattgtatttttctttaatttgaatATCattgctgtccttttgtgtgtgttttggagtaatttactctgtttttctttcatttcgagtggtttttgttgttgttttgtgtgtttttgttgtcgttttatagtaatttctttacttcaatattattgttgtccttttgtgtgttttttaggtcattttgagtgttttcgttgttgttttgtatgtttttgttgtagtttaatgttatttttctttcctttaagtatcattgttgtccttttgtgtgctGGGCTGGATGTGATCTTCACTCATTTGACCAATCAAACGTTGATAAGCGGCTACATCTGCTGAGTTATTATCAGTAGGTCCCAGCAGCATCGGAGCAGACCTGAGTCTTCACGGTTTCAGCCATGTTTACGGTCTACCAGAGCACTGTGACAACCTGCAGCTCAGAGACACAAGGTCAGTCACGTCTGTCtgttgccttttttttccttcttaccTTTTCCTCACAGTTTTTGCCCCTTGCAGGGACGGCGAGCCTTACCGGATGTATAACTTGGATGTTTTTGCCTACGAGCTGCACAGTCGCCTCGGCCTCTATGGCTCTGTGCCCCTGGTGTTGGCTCACACGGCGGACAGGACTCTGGGAGTGTTTTGGCTCAACTCCTCAGATACTTTTGTAAATGTGGAATACTCCCCGGCAGAACAACAGGTACCTGCTGAAGCACTCAGCTCAGTTTGACACAATCCGTTCCTGATATGAATATGTGCTGATACTTATTATATTActtgaaaattgtaattgttaGAATCATTGATAGGATTTTTTCTAAAGCCGCTCACTTCAGTGACTATAAAtactttaattaaataaacCAGTTGAAGTGATTTCCAACTCACTCCCTCGTTGTTAGGACGACCAAACCCCGCCCCTCAAAAGAAGAAGGATGCAGTCTCAAACCGACATCCACTTCCTGTCAGAGAGCGGCGTGATGGACTGCACCGTCCTGCTCGGTCCCAGTCCACAGCAGCTCTTCTGTCAGTACGCTCAACTGACAGGTTGTACcccattattattaaatatcatGAGTACACCTTATATTTAATGTGTATAGAGCAATGGCAACTAGAAATGTAAGccttgttgttgtgttttcctGGTAATTTGTCTATTTAATTAGCATTGTAGATACTTTGTTCACTTAGGGGAAGAATTCTACTGTCCACATGttacctttaaaacaaaaaaaggccaTTAAAAGTTAAAGTTATATATTCTATTTAATTAGTTAGAAATTCAAACACCTTCAATCCGCTCACGTATTCCAGCCCGTCCTATCATAAATGAGGAGGCTGTTTTCACACAGGGTAAGTCCAAGACTGAGAACACCTTGTTTTGGCTCTTTTTGCATTCACACTGCACTTTTGGAATCGCTCCAAACTGACAGGAAATCCTCCTCATTTACAGAGCTGCTTGTATTTGATGCTATAATCAGAGAAGCACCTCACGCTGTTCCATAACCAAATGAAAATGGTAtcaagtatttattattaataaagttttatttcttTACGTAATATAAAAAGTGTTACAATGATAAATTAAAAGTCAAGAAGTCCAGTTCAtgtaatttaaatacattttcttcattttttaatcaaaatcaggCCAAGGGTCCAGTTAATGTCAGTGATGGATGCACTTATATGTCTGTGCAGGGATGTTTGTGAAGCCCTTGTCATTATGTAAATCATAAAACGTAGATCTTTGATGGCATATTTACTGAGGGACATCACTGTTAAAGACTGTACAAGCTAATGAAAGGTGAAATAATTGTTGGACGGTAATTTTGCTCTGACTAGTGACTGCTGGTGTTGTGGTGAaacttgtgtttattttaactaATGAGCACAAACCGCAAACATCTTGAACtctgttatatttttgttctggtgCACAGGGGAGTTTAGctctttttttcccaccacaatATTACACAGTGTTACTCGATGAACGGTTTTTGGAAAACTATTTAATAGTCAACAGCTGCAGAATATGGTTGACATGTTTAAAAgctgtctttgtgtatttcccTGCTGGGTCAGGACATCAGGCCTTTCCTCCACTGTTTGCTCTCGGGTACCATCAGTGCCGCTGGAACTACAACGACGAAGCCGACGTGAAGGACGTGGACGCAGGGTTTGACCTCCATGGCATCCCTTATGACGTCATCTGGCTGGACATCGAGCACACGGACGGGAAGCGGTATTTTACCTGGGATCCGGTTCATTTCCCAAAGCCGGCGGCTCTGCAGCGCCAcctagagaagaagaagaggaaggtCAGGGTTTAAACCCTGCAGGATGGATTTCACCTTCtgctttttaatgtttgtttttttgtgtcttacagCTGGTTGTTATAAGTGACCCCCACATTAAGGTTGACCCTGATTGGTCACTCTACCGTGAGGCTAGAGACGGAGAACATTTTGTAAAGGACAGGGTTGGACAGATCTATGAGGGCACATGTTGGCCTGGTAATGTTTATCAAACCTacatatgaagaaaaaaaaatgcaaacctTAACTTTTTTtgtcctgcatgttttcttAATGACAGGCAAGTCTTCCTACCTAGATTTCAGCAGTCCAACAACTCGAGCCTGGTACTCCAGATGCTTCAGCTTGGAAAAATACAAGGTGCTCCATCAGAATGGGAAGATTACATCCCCCTTataaattgtaatttgaattaaaaaaaaacaaaaataaacaattatgtAAAATGAATTTGATGAAATCTGAATAAGTCCATGTGCAGATGATTCCCACAGTTTCTTTATCATCACTCTGTGctgttaaataaaatgttttatcataattacTGTAGTTCCACATCACCCATGATGACAGAATTCCATgaaagtatttttgttgttgtttgtgttgcagGGGTCGACACCATCAATGTTTGTGTGGAATGACATGAACGAACCCTCTGTGTTTAACGGACCCGAGCAGACGATGCCAAAGGACGCGGTGCATTATGGGGGCTGGGAGCACCGTGACCTACACAACCTGTATGGATTTTACCAGGTTAAGATCTAATGATGGATCCGACCCTGCAGGACTCGTCTCTAGTCCatcaccgacacacacacacacacatttactcctATGGTCaatttaaagagtaattaaTCCCACTCACTGTtgatgaataataaaacaatgccACCTCCTAGACAAGTCATGGACAACCAGAGGCCTGCGGActacatgcggccctcggtttGATTTGGTTTGGTCctcaaaacaaatgcacaaaatgactccagacatacaaaacaacaagaaaataacagaaaaataccaaATACCTGCATTACCAGATTCAGCAACATGTTCTATCCCAGTACAATACGGTTACTGAACACATAAGAGGTGTTCAGTCAATTCAGacaatttgtaattgttacataACTGTTAATATATTCATCATGTTTATTTATAGTCTTAAGGGCTCCACTTGTAAATGCACTCACAGTATCTAtcgttctttttattttctctgtatCTAGCAAAGATATcctgcaaaaataaaagcatttttttttctattctaaAAGGAAatcccacaaaacaacaacaaaagaaacaaaacagttaaaatacagaaaacaatgacaaaaaaactcctccaaaaacaaagaacgtgtttgaataaaacacacacacctacaaaacgatgacaaaaacactcaaaacagcatcaaaactcacaaaaatcactccaaaagcacacacaacaaaacaaaaaaacataaaatgaatctaaaaacccacaaaaccatacaaaaaaaactaaaacccacaaaattaaaacccaaatacaaaaaaaaaagaaaatcaaaggaaaatattcccaacaacaataaaagcacactaaacaacaaaaacacacacacatcctttgTTTTAttccctgtgttaatgctcaggttgatcattattctaaattcttTCATGAATCTTGATGATGTGACCCTTtggtcagacaatcacatttttgtggcccactGTTATCAAATGTCTGTCCTTGAGGATAAACTGcagttaaaatgtgtatttcctCTCAGCACATGGCCACAGCAGATGCTTTAATTACTCGCTCCGGAGGCTTGGAGAGACCGTTCGTCCTCTCACGTTCCTTCTTTGCTGGCTCACAAAGATTTGGTGAGGTTTCTCTCATTCTCTTCCATTGTTTTTTAACACACGTTCTTATTTACTCTTCTGATTTTCCGTCTGTGAATCATGGACTGTCTGTGGAGATCAGGAGCGATCTGGACGGGAGACAACGTAGCGACTTGGGAATATCTGAAGATCTCAATCCCGATGCTTTTGTCTCTGAGCCTGTCGGGAATGGCTTTTTGTGGAGGTGAGAGAGAAACTTTTTCACAGTGATttatgactgaaaaagctgatcCCACTGCACTGTATTCCTATCAAAGTTCCTGATCAGCATCAGATTATTTAAGgtccatttttatttcattatccCAGTGTGAAAGCATTGTTCACTTTTGATCTACATTCCCATGTTTCCAGCTGACATCGGTGGATTTGTTCAGGATCCTGATCCAGAGTTGCTGGTGCGCTGGTACCAGGCCGCCGCCCTGCAACCTTTCTTCCGAGGTCACTCTGCAAAGGAGACGAAGCGTCGGGAGCCCTGGCTGTTTGGGGAGGAGGTCACAGCGGTGATCCGCTCTGTGATTCAGGAGAGGTATTGGGGAAGCTTTATCATCTCCATTGATATTTCAATCAATTCATTCCCATAACTTGAAAACACCTTAAAATGTGGCTCAATCAAGAAAAATCTTCTAATTGTGTATTTATTCCATGAAAAGATGGTGCTGTTTGGCCTTTTTGATATA carries:
- the ganc gene encoding neutral alpha-glucosidase C; protein product: MTDSSRNQPVVVSVIPEDEGKEKFKKSQNVAFYRRQMESPNVQHRALLDSLVLTEKGAQFELLECETQSRLLVSLFPCKDDIIRILMDELQPVKARYRVPDVILREPQCEQLRVLSQRKDSVTLSWSSGGHQVRVWSFPFRLEILCEQGVVATFNSRGKLWFERLQDPPSEPLNDSSSSWREEFRGCVDIKANGPSSIGADLSLHGFSHVYGLPEHCDNLQLRDTRDGEPYRMYNLDVFAYELHSRLGLYGSVPLVLAHTADRTLGVFWLNSSDTFVNVEYSPAEQQDDQTPPLKRRRMQSQTDIHFLSESGVMDCTVLLGPSPQQLFCQYAQLTGHQAFPPLFALGYHQCRWNYNDEADVKDVDAGFDLHGIPYDVIWLDIEHTDGKRYFTWDPVHFPKPAALQRHLEKKKRKLVVISDPHIKVDPDWSLYREARDGEHFVKDRVGQIYEGTCWPGKSSYLDFSSPTTRAWYSRCFSLEKYKGSTPSMFVWNDMNEPSVFNGPEQTMPKDAVHYGGWEHRDLHNLYGFYQHMATADALITRSGGLERPFVLSRSFFAGSQRFGAIWTGDNVATWEYLKISIPMLLSLSLSGMAFCGADIGGFVQDPDPELLVRWYQAAALQPFFRGHSAKETKRREPWLFGEEVTAVIRSVIQERYCLLPYWYTLFYQAHISGLPPLRPLWVEFPKEQSVFSVDDQYMIGGALLACPVTAPGVKEVKVVLPGRDEIWYEVRSAQAFTGGQVLSFPVTLDTVPVFQRGGSVICRSAASGSCTAELQQNPQCITVALNSQGSANGELYLDDGHSFRYRDTKAFSLRRFSMMSGSLLCQAASEKGTFDCDNVVQTVIVLGLRGEPSTVTVRQSGAKDSACAAFEFSKTSRVLSVSGLNLSVMKDWEIQISGSL